In Pseudomonas sp. GCEP-101, one DNA window encodes the following:
- a CDS encoding OmpA family protein produces the protein MTVFEEKMRLGGDPRAYEQSAALGAELAKLSHPAQPDMDWPRVERLCLALFCEHGMELQSVTAFTLARAHLLGLQGLEEGLSLIRRLLEQSWEQLWPPATPVRLEMLSWLYAQVRTWLRGQQLSDADVPVLHALDSQLRAVADVLHRRDLTAMPALEALTTQFKGLSRRLAPEAGIPAAETTPAVERLPDPAKATADQPDAAVENTPPVPLDERNAARAIPVPVEKARAVRVPPRATTAVAVSRSAGDTTTAVQSPQRKRRLLWPWLLLLMGLALLTGLFAWAHSQGWRVIPAAGPLSVNEPAVPAGEPSKPIRLDGQLLFPPGKAVLRPESDKVLINSLIDIKAQPGWLIVITGHSDSTGDTRRNLALSHDRAVAVRDWMQRMGDIPDDCFEVRGAGDSEPVASDATEEGRNANRRVEITLTPEGGACTAP, from the coding sequence ATGACGGTGTTCGAGGAAAAGATGCGCCTGGGCGGCGACCCCAGGGCTTACGAGCAGTCTGCGGCGCTGGGTGCGGAGCTGGCGAAATTGAGCCACCCGGCACAGCCGGACATGGATTGGCCGCGGGTGGAGCGCCTGTGCCTGGCGCTGTTTTGCGAGCACGGCATGGAGCTGCAATCGGTCACGGCCTTCACGCTGGCGCGAGCGCACCTGCTGGGCTTGCAGGGGTTGGAAGAAGGTTTGAGCCTGATCCGCCGGCTGCTTGAGCAGAGTTGGGAGCAGCTTTGGCCGCCTGCAACCCCGGTGCGTCTGGAAATGCTCTCGTGGTTGTACGCGCAGGTGCGCACCTGGCTGCGCGGGCAGCAATTGTCGGATGCCGACGTGCCGGTTCTGCATGCGCTGGATAGCCAGCTCAGAGCGGTGGCGGACGTTCTGCATCGCCGTGACCTGACGGCAATGCCGGCGCTGGAAGCGCTGACCACCCAGTTCAAGGGACTGAGCAGACGGCTTGCGCCGGAGGCAGGAATCCCTGCGGCCGAAACCACGCCTGCTGTAGAACGGCTGCCGGACCCCGCGAAGGCGACTGCCGACCAGCCGGACGCGGCCGTCGAGAACACGCCGCCTGTGCCTTTGGACGAGCGCAACGCCGCGCGGGCAATCCCCGTGCCTGTGGAAAAAGCACGCGCGGTGCGTGTGCCGCCCCGTGCGACCACGGCGGTGGCGGTATCGAGGTCGGCTGGCGATACAACCACGGCAGTCCAGTCTCCTCAACGCAAACGCCGGTTGCTCTGGCCTTGGCTGCTGCTGTTGATGGGCCTGGCATTGCTGACAGGGCTGTTCGCCTGGGCCCACAGCCAAGGGTGGCGGGTGATACCGGCGGCTGGACCGCTCTCAGTAAACGAACCGGCCGTGCCGGCTGGGGAGCCTTCAAAGCCGATTCGCCTGGATGGCCAACTGCTGTTCCCGCCGGGCAAGGCTGTTCTGCGGCCCGAGTCGGACAAAGTGCTGATCAACAGCCTGATCGACATCAAGGCGCAGCCGGGCTGGCTGATTGTGATCACCGGGCACAGCGATTCGACCGGGGATACCCGGCGTAACCTGGCGCTTTCCCATGATCGCGCGGTTGCCGTGCGCGACTGGATGCAGCGCATGGGCGACATTCCGGACGATTGCTTCGAGGTGCGCGGCGCTGGGGACAGCGAGCCGGTGGCCAGTGATGCGACGGAAGAGGGACGCAATGCCAATCGGCGAGTCGAAATCACCCTCACCCCGGAAGGCGGCGCCTGCACGGCGCCCTGA
- the tssE gene encoding type VI secretion system baseplate subunit TssE: protein MSEQNPSLYELLLQNFSGEFDLHQVREEDQPVLSVLDNLQRILNCRAGTLSHLPDYGLPDMSQILHGMPGSAHGLMATLHDRLLKYEPRLASVQVMLLPQTLPGHLEYSLDVELQDGTRATFGTTLEPQGKVLMRHLKQRDYLAR, encoded by the coding sequence GTGAGTGAGCAGAACCCGTCGCTCTACGAGCTGCTGTTGCAGAACTTCAGCGGAGAGTTCGACCTGCACCAGGTCCGTGAGGAGGACCAGCCGGTGCTTTCCGTGCTGGACAACCTGCAGCGCATCCTCAACTGCCGTGCCGGCACCCTCAGCCATCTCCCCGATTACGGGTTGCCGGACATGAGCCAGATTCTCCACGGCATGCCGGGCAGCGCCCACGGCCTCATGGCGACCCTGCACGACAGGCTGCTCAAGTACGAGCCGCGCCTGGCGTCGGTGCAGGTCATGCTGCTGCCGCAGACGCTTCCCGGGCACCTGGAGTACAGCCTCGACGTAGAGCTTCAGGACGGGACCCGCGCCACCTTCGGTACGACACTCGAGCCCCAGGGCAAGGTGCTCATGCGCCACCTGAAACAGCGCGACTATCTGGCGCGCTGA
- the tssJ gene encoding type VI secretion system lipoprotein TssJ: MSLTVSRSLLAAVLLAASLAGCGLTQRTMDAGKSVGNAIFYKQVKELHLDFSGRSALNTNTHDMNGLSVSTLVRVYQLRDRKALDQASYQDLLDGGDNLLSADLLDQQRVVVKPEEGAQLNMPMSADAQYVAVVALFRSPDEQDNSWRLVLTREDLDPDKARQIELGDNALTLVPAPKKDSWW; this comes from the coding sequence ATGTCGCTTACCGTTTCTAGATCGTTGCTGGCCGCTGTGCTGCTGGCAGCGTCGTTGGCGGGCTGTGGCTTGACGCAGCGCACCATGGACGCCGGCAAATCGGTCGGCAACGCCATCTTCTATAAGCAGGTCAAGGAGTTGCACCTGGACTTCAGCGGTCGCTCCGCACTGAACACCAACACGCACGATATGAACGGGCTGTCGGTGTCGACGCTGGTGCGCGTTTACCAGCTGCGTGACCGCAAAGCGCTGGACCAGGCCAGTTATCAGGACCTGCTGGACGGCGGCGATAACCTGCTGTCGGCCGACCTGCTCGATCAGCAGCGCGTGGTGGTGAAGCCGGAGGAAGGCGCACAACTGAACATGCCGATGTCCGCCGATGCGCAATATGTTGCCGTGGTCGCGCTGTTCCGCTCGCCCGATGAGCAGGACAACAGCTGGCGCCTGGTGCTGACCCGCGAAGATCTGGATCCGGACAAGGCACGTCAGATCGAGTTGGGCGACAACGCCCTGACCCTGGTGCCCGCGCCGAAGAAGGACTCCTGGTGGTGA
- the tssG gene encoding type VI secretion system baseplate subunit TssG, with amino-acid sequence MEREPQSAYSRLKASGLLEALGERLPQASLYRFCQLLEAALPGNPPLGSTSNPADDAVRFRPHPGMGFPASELKAFEVDEENPLRPVTVRTRLLGLYGVDSPMPTAYLDDIAQRREGHEALEAFLDIFNHRIFTQFYRIWRKYSYPASFEAGGADDTSQCLLGLIGLGIPGTAEHIATPVSRFLALLGVMRLPTRNAEGVVALVKLLAPRTEAQVTPHWPRKVPLANRASLACNQPVRLGQGTPLGASGADANSQLLLVLSTDDLEEARGWLPGGQLHSDLLVLLRVYLGWRCTARLQLSLPLECLPAPSLGSPSVLLGMTAVPGLDERMRQTAGHTCVTVNLGRYQGLSENSMSRETHDVAYRF; translated from the coding sequence ATGGAAAGAGAACCACAGTCAGCGTATTCCCGGCTGAAGGCCAGCGGGCTGCTGGAGGCGCTCGGCGAGCGACTGCCCCAGGCCAGCCTGTATCGCTTCTGCCAGTTGCTGGAGGCAGCGCTGCCGGGCAACCCGCCGCTGGGCAGTACGTCGAATCCGGCGGACGATGCCGTGCGCTTTCGCCCGCACCCGGGCATGGGGTTCCCGGCCAGCGAGCTGAAAGCTTTCGAGGTGGATGAGGAAAATCCGCTGCGGCCGGTCACGGTGCGGACGCGGCTGCTCGGGTTGTATGGCGTCGACTCGCCCATGCCCACCGCCTACCTGGACGACATCGCCCAGCGGCGCGAGGGGCATGAGGCGCTGGAGGCCTTCCTCGACATCTTCAACCACCGCATCTTCACCCAGTTCTACCGGATCTGGCGCAAGTACTCCTATCCCGCGTCGTTCGAAGCGGGCGGGGCAGACGACACCTCGCAATGCCTGCTCGGGCTGATCGGCCTGGGCATTCCCGGCACCGCCGAGCACATCGCCACCCCGGTATCGCGCTTTCTCGCGCTGCTGGGCGTGATGCGTCTGCCGACGCGCAATGCCGAAGGCGTCGTGGCGTTGGTGAAGCTGCTCGCGCCCCGTACCGAGGCGCAGGTCACACCCCATTGGCCGCGCAAGGTGCCATTGGCCAACCGCGCCAGCCTCGCGTGCAATCAACCTGTACGTCTGGGCCAGGGCACGCCGCTGGGCGCCAGTGGTGCGGACGCCAATAGCCAGTTGCTGCTGGTGCTCTCCACCGACGACCTGGAGGAGGCCCGTGGCTGGTTGCCCGGTGGCCAATTGCACAGCGACCTGCTGGTGCTGCTGCGGGTTTACCTGGGGTGGCGCTGCACCGCGCGGCTGCAACTCTCGCTGCCGCTGGAGTGCCTGCCGGCGCCCAGCCTGGGAAGCCCGTCGGTGTTGCTGGGCATGACGGCGGTGCCGGGGCTGGACGAGCGCATGCGGCAAACGGCGGGGCATACCTGCGTCACGGTGAATCTGGGGCGCTATCAGGGACTGAGCGAAAACTCGATGAGCAGGGAGACACACGATGTCGCTTACCGTTTCTAG
- the tssF gene encoding type VI secretion system baseplate subunit TssF has translation MDNLTLRYFDAEMRYLREAGKEFAEAFPDRAAQLNLDKAGARDPYVERLFEGFAFLMGRLREKLDDDLPELTEGLVSLLWPHYLRTIPSLSVIELIPDIREMKRCETIPKGFEVLSQPVGPKRTRCCYTTTQDVVLNPMIIESVREASEPDGRSVLRLRFACSPLADWSLIDLRRVPLYLNADAPLACALHRALTLNAQALYVRVPGHTDRVKLDGHFSPKGFGDDDRLWPKGDSAFSGYQLLLEYFTFREKFMFVTLQGLEQMSIPPELSGFELDVVLSEQWPHEFRVTAEHVRLHAVPVINLFPLEADPLRLSPLQTDYLLRPMRLQDGHTEIYSVDKVSSSKHSTNRDYVPFTSFRHKGGMLRDDAPERYFHTRMKRGANGMHDTWLILGGEGFDADRLSETGSLSLLLTGTNGQLPRKALQSTLLDSPVKSPLVGLKVRNLCAPTLPCYPPNRDRFHWRVLSHLGSNFLPMLDNAEVLRGTLALYDWTHGELNRRRLEAIADVRHHLIQRFEKGFLLRGVDIEVTLDANGFSGEGDIHLFGEMLNRFFALYADIHLFNQLTLVLQPSGKCLRWKENHSQRIPG, from the coding sequence ATGGACAATCTGACCCTGCGCTATTTCGACGCCGAAATGCGCTATCTGCGCGAGGCGGGCAAGGAGTTCGCCGAAGCCTTTCCCGACCGCGCGGCACAACTCAACCTGGACAAGGCCGGCGCCCGCGATCCCTATGTGGAGCGCCTGTTCGAAGGCTTCGCCTTCCTCATGGGGCGCCTGCGCGAGAAACTCGACGACGACCTGCCGGAGCTGACCGAAGGGCTGGTCAGCCTGCTCTGGCCGCACTACTTGCGCACTATCCCCTCGCTGTCGGTGATCGAACTGATACCGGACATTCGCGAGATGAAGCGCTGCGAAACCATTCCCAAGGGCTTCGAGGTCCTGTCGCAGCCGGTGGGCCCTAAGCGCACACGGTGCTGCTATACCACCACCCAGGACGTGGTGCTGAATCCAATGATCATCGAGTCGGTGCGGGAGGCCAGCGAGCCGGATGGCCGCTCGGTCCTTCGCCTGCGCTTTGCCTGTAGCCCCTTGGCGGACTGGTCGTTGATCGACCTCCGCCGTGTGCCTCTGTATCTGAATGCCGATGCTCCGCTGGCCTGTGCGCTACACCGCGCCCTGACGCTCAATGCCCAGGCGCTCTACGTGCGGGTGCCGGGCCACACCGACCGCGTGAAGCTGGATGGCCATTTCTCGCCAAAGGGCTTTGGCGATGACGACCGACTGTGGCCCAAGGGCGACAGTGCCTTCAGCGGCTACCAGTTGCTGTTGGAGTACTTCACCTTCCGCGAGAAGTTCATGTTCGTCACGCTCCAAGGGCTGGAGCAGATGTCGATTCCGCCGGAGCTGTCGGGCTTCGAGTTGGACGTAGTGCTGAGTGAGCAATGGCCCCATGAATTCAGGGTGACGGCCGAGCACGTGCGTCTGCATGCCGTGCCGGTGATCAACCTGTTCCCGCTGGAGGCAGACCCACTGAGGTTGTCGCCGCTGCAAACCGACTACCTGCTGCGGCCGATGCGCTTGCAGGATGGTCATACCGAGATCTATTCGGTGGACAAGGTCTCATCTTCCAAACATTCCACCAACCGTGACTACGTGCCCTTCACCAGCTTCCGCCACAAGGGCGGCATGCTCCGTGATGACGCGCCGGAGCGCTATTTCCATACACGGATGAAGCGCGGTGCCAATGGCATGCACGACACTTGGCTGATACTGGGTGGTGAAGGATTCGATGCCGATCGCCTGAGCGAGACCGGAAGCCTGTCCCTGCTCCTTACCGGCACCAATGGCCAATTGCCGCGCAAGGCGTTGCAAAGCACCTTGCTGGACTCGCCAGTGAAGTCGCCCTTGGTGGGCCTTAAAGTGCGCAACCTTTGCGCCCCGACCTTGCCGTGCTATCCGCCCAACCGCGACCGCTTCCACTGGCGGGTGCTCAGCCACCTGGGCTCGAACTTCCTGCCGATGCTCGACAACGCCGAGGTCCTGCGCGGCACCCTGGCGCTGTACGACTGGACCCACGGCGAGCTGAATCGTCGGCGTCTGGAGGCCATCGCCGACGTGCGCCATCACCTGATCCAGCGCTTCGAGAAAGGCTTCCTGCTGCGCGGCGTAGACATCGAGGTGACGCTGGATGCCAACGGCTTCTCGGGTGAAGGCGATATCCATCTGTTCGGCGAAATGCTCAACCGCTTCTTCGCGCTATACGCCGATATTCATCTGTTCAACCAGCTCACGCTGGTCCTGCAACCTTCGGGCAAGTGTCTGCGATGGAAAGAGAACCACAGTCAGCGTATTCCCGGCTGA
- a CDS encoding PAAR domain-containing protein: MSRGFVLLGDRTTHGGQVISATSTHEVHGKLVALVGDLVSCPIPGHGVNAIVEGCTDWSENGRALVVDGCRSACGCQVISSAPDCSVF; the protein is encoded by the coding sequence ATGTCTCGAGGATTTGTATTGCTGGGTGACAGGACCACTCACGGTGGTCAAGTCATTTCTGCGACTTCCACCCATGAGGTGCATGGCAAGCTCGTGGCGCTGGTGGGTGATTTGGTTAGTTGCCCGATTCCCGGCCACGGTGTGAACGCCATCGTCGAAGGTTGCACCGACTGGTCCGAGAATGGCCGCGCGCTGGTGGTGGATGGGTGCCGCAGTGCCTGCGGCTGCCAGGTAATTTCCAGCGCTCCCGACTGCTCGGTGTTCTAA
- a CDS encoding lipase family protein, with protein sequence MSDRNHRTDTLCPLKDVQAGKQIKHWLEFQLIDERGEPLSDLPYRAINDAVRCGEIAEFKGSSDAQGIIRLEGLKTIPVTFWLDADPLAELLKTRRLRAERSETSVEKVHEYTYEPSPPGFSPREKEARAAGNLYHYLRIGQLSDRLPKLDPPLADPEKLPGFHFPDPTFGGFTVPADQLDRRHVLEVCPFRAWQLVLHHQPEYSIVNGYNLGVMASLTYSTVVHDKLEKGMEVDPEVEFGSVEEFFFRQCLDLSRTPMMLDSTGQQLPAVVKDVPFDERYTTAVMLDTLDAKPSPDDPDTPYFIIENTQLFYFSNKSQVVVAWRGTHEPIDWLTDFQYRPRLPDGTDCDVKRAASQCTFLTSAGSVHDGFLQAFEIAKKLFPDDFDFIKDEARDKNLFICGHSLGGALALINSAEMKYQEPLLYTYGMPRVFTQKAVESLNTFTHFRHVNDCDMVTSVPPEAELDNFFYKSFGPLGPILGYAWSVPELLASKLIGFGDPYWHHGKIVMHYQADQHILDQAPGSDYPAYRSKDGLGAPHYSKIRRRLPERAFLYLVPSLDAAESRYAGEEQKTLMKALSKESMQRYFPPHTNPDRGAPSAEDHRMVISYMPFLHNQLLELADPARPLERKSQRDRFEQQMAHKDIPEAEKLRNEHFLVLQKLMSMTLPMTREMDGGPEALERFCREQEAGLPVEIMRAKPYGQVQKSAEIGKQVELIP encoded by the coding sequence ATGTCCGATAGAAACCACCGTACCGACACGCTTTGCCCACTAAAAGACGTTCAAGCGGGCAAACAGATTAAGCACTGGCTTGAATTCCAGCTAATAGACGAGCGTGGGGAGCCATTGTCTGATCTGCCCTACCGGGCCATCAACGATGCTGTTCGCTGCGGGGAGATTGCCGAGTTCAAAGGGAGCAGTGACGCTCAGGGGATCATTCGACTGGAAGGCTTGAAGACTATCCCCGTTACCTTCTGGCTAGACGCAGACCCTCTGGCAGAGCTGCTGAAAACGCGCCGATTGCGGGCAGAGCGGTCCGAAACATCAGTGGAGAAGGTCCACGAATATACCTACGAGCCATCACCACCAGGCTTTTCACCGCGAGAGAAAGAGGCGCGGGCGGCAGGTAATCTGTATCACTACCTGCGCATCGGGCAACTGAGCGACCGTCTGCCGAAGCTCGATCCACCGTTGGCCGACCCGGAAAAATTACCTGGCTTCCACTTTCCAGACCCGACGTTCGGCGGTTTTACCGTCCCCGCCGATCAGCTGGATCGCCGCCACGTGTTGGAAGTCTGTCCCTTCCGCGCCTGGCAACTGGTGCTGCACCACCAGCCCGAATACAGCATCGTCAATGGCTACAACCTGGGGGTGATGGCTAGCTTGACCTACTCGACCGTCGTGCACGACAAGCTCGAGAAGGGGATGGAGGTAGACCCGGAGGTGGAGTTCGGTTCGGTGGAGGAGTTTTTCTTCCGCCAATGTCTGGACCTGTCGCGTACGCCAATGATGCTTGACTCCACGGGGCAACAGTTACCTGCTGTGGTAAAGGATGTCCCCTTCGATGAGCGCTACACAACAGCTGTAATGTTGGACACACTCGATGCCAAGCCATCGCCTGATGATCCAGATACCCCCTACTTCATCATCGAAAATACCCAACTATTTTACTTCAGTAATAAGTCGCAGGTGGTGGTGGCCTGGCGAGGCACCCATGAGCCCATCGACTGGCTGACAGACTTTCAATACCGCCCAAGACTACCTGATGGTACCGATTGTGACGTAAAGCGAGCGGCGAGTCAGTGCACTTTCCTGACTTCAGCGGGTAGTGTGCATGATGGATTTCTGCAGGCATTTGAGATTGCAAAGAAACTTTTCCCCGATGATTTTGATTTTATTAAAGATGAGGCGCGAGATAAAAATCTATTTATCTGTGGGCATAGTTTGGGTGGTGCTCTTGCATTAATTAATTCTGCCGAGATGAAATATCAGGAGCCTCTGCTGTATACCTACGGGATGCCCCGCGTGTTCACCCAAAAAGCGGTGGAAAGCCTAAATACATTCACTCACTTCCGACATGTAAATGACTGCGATATGGTCACCAGCGTGCCTCCCGAAGCCGAGCTGGATAATTTCTTTTACAAATCATTCGGCCCTCTAGGGCCGATACTGGGCTACGCCTGGTCAGTGCCTGAACTGCTGGCCAGCAAGCTCATCGGATTCGGCGACCCCTATTGGCATCACGGCAAGATCGTCATGCATTACCAGGCCGACCAGCACATTCTGGACCAGGCGCCAGGCTCCGATTATCCCGCTTACAGAAGCAAGGATGGGCTTGGCGCTCCGCACTACAGCAAGATTCGTAGGCGTTTGCCCGAGAGGGCGTTTCTTTATCTGGTGCCCAGCCTGGATGCTGCCGAGAGCCGCTATGCCGGCGAAGAGCAGAAGACGCTGATGAAGGCGCTATCGAAGGAGAGCATGCAGCGCTATTTCCCACCGCATACCAATCCTGATCGCGGCGCCCCCAGCGCGGAGGATCATAGGATGGTCATTTCATATATGCCCTTCCTCCACAATCAACTCTTGGAGTTGGCCGATCCTGCCCGGCCATTGGAGAGAAAGTCGCAACGTGATCGCTTCGAACAGCAGATGGCCCACAAGGATATTCCTGAAGCGGAAAAGCTGCGTAACGAGCACTTCCTGGTCTTGCAGAAACTGATGTCCATGACGTTGCCGATGACTCGGGAAATGGACGGTGGCCCCGAAGCGCTCGAACGCTTCTGCCGTGAGCAGGAGGCGGGGTTGCCAGTCGAGATCATGCGGGCAAAGCCTTATGGCCAAGTGCAGAAATCGGCTGAAATCGGCAAACAAGTGGAGCTGATACCATGA
- a CDS encoding DUF7079 family protein — translation MADQLNRSALWVALSDLFADSETNYRYIAEIAKNYTLAEVEFELFERVAPVCIGNMFSPVPPIWGGFSEKELVKDIEEYILKRSAQGVISRGGSVLFGFFIRAYCAKMWAKLIKEIGDQTSGCA, via the coding sequence ATGGCAGATCAGTTGAATCGATCTGCGCTTTGGGTCGCATTGTCCGACTTGTTCGCAGATAGTGAAACCAACTACCGATATATAGCTGAGATAGCAAAAAACTACACATTGGCCGAGGTGGAGTTTGAATTGTTTGAACGAGTGGCGCCGGTATGCATCGGAAACATGTTCTCTCCTGTGCCACCCATCTGGGGTGGGTTTAGTGAGAAGGAGCTTGTTAAGGATATTGAGGAGTATATTCTTAAGCGCTCAGCTCAAGGGGTAATAAGCCGAGGCGGATCAGTTTTGTTCGGTTTTTTCATTCGAGCATACTGCGCAAAAATGTGGGCAAAATTAATAAAAGAAATAGGCGATCAGACTTCGGGGTGCGCGTAG
- a CDS encoding DUF2345 domain-containing protein, which translates to MFISADVQNKAQGLVLEMDAAIEQLDSALSLARSMRAAALGAQVKPGDLDSQIRLNKALNSLAKPGVLVHAPEGVGILSPETICISSGGESVGVMAGRNLDLSSGRDLTAVAEDSVSVLAQSSGMQLKAAHGKVELHAQDGDLHALASNEVKVESTGGRVEITAPEEIVLHCAGAYICIKGGNIELGAPGNIYLKAANVQKLGSTNLNIPPTPLPGGYSARYVLKDDAQAPMTFTSYRVTTAAGEMFNGVTDREGKTMPLHTLTPDNLNIDFPESERWIGFSAPEGMNYLGIKCTATMDDGEELIGEFLTENQAFFYSFSGKACVDLKFEDLDSFVELPSGAERLLKMLAEN; encoded by the coding sequence GTGTTCATCAGTGCTGACGTGCAGAACAAGGCTCAGGGCCTGGTTCTGGAGATGGATGCTGCAATCGAGCAGTTGGACAGTGCCCTGTCGCTAGCTCGTTCGATGCGTGCAGCCGCATTGGGAGCCCAGGTGAAGCCTGGTGATCTCGACAGCCAGATCCGGTTGAACAAGGCCCTCAATTCCCTGGCCAAACCTGGCGTACTGGTGCACGCCCCTGAGGGCGTAGGCATCCTCAGCCCCGAAACGATCTGCATTTCTTCCGGTGGCGAAAGTGTGGGAGTCATGGCAGGTCGAAACCTGGATCTTAGTTCCGGACGAGATCTCACTGCGGTGGCCGAGGACTCTGTCAGCGTCCTGGCACAGTCATCAGGTATGCAGCTCAAAGCGGCCCACGGCAAGGTTGAACTGCATGCCCAAGATGGTGACCTGCATGCTCTTGCTAGCAATGAGGTCAAGGTCGAAAGCACTGGGGGGCGAGTAGAGATCACAGCGCCTGAGGAAATAGTGCTGCACTGTGCTGGTGCCTATATCTGCATCAAGGGCGGAAATATTGAGCTTGGCGCCCCAGGCAACATTTATCTGAAAGCTGCCAATGTGCAGAAGCTCGGCAGTACAAACCTGAATATCCCGCCAACGCCTTTGCCGGGCGGTTATAGCGCACGTTATGTGTTGAAGGATGACGCTCAAGCGCCAATGACATTCACCAGCTATCGGGTGACTACAGCCGCAGGCGAGATGTTTAACGGCGTCACGGACAGGGAAGGCAAGACCATGCCTCTACATACCCTAACGCCGGACAATCTGAATATAGATTTTCCTGAATCAGAAAGATGGATTGGATTCTCCGCACCCGAAGGCATGAACTATCTGGGCATCAAGTGCACCGCGACTATGGATGACGGGGAAGAGCTTATCGGTGAGTTCCTCACTGAAAACCAAGCTTTCTTCTACTCGTTCTCCGGTAAAGCCTGTGTGGATTTGAAATTTGAGGATTTGGATTCGTTTGTAGAGTTGCCGAGTGGGGCTGAAAGGCTTCTTAAGATGTTGGCGGAGAACTAA